The following proteins are encoded in a genomic region of Anguilla anguilla isolate fAngAng1 chromosome 15, fAngAng1.pri, whole genome shotgun sequence:
- the LOC118214131 gene encoding 2-oxoglutarate receptor 1-like yields the protein MASKDLPKDSCMQLDETLQRTFLPVMYGIIFIVGFLGNITCIFVYVTKMRPWKSSSMVMLNLAVTDLMYVLSLPFLVLHYSRPDVLPLDNFLCYVVRVAFHFHLYASILFLTCISAFRYVAVVHPLRSARLQQRKWGVASCLAVWGLSALEMHPMLDTITLDLNGTRICPDFASSRSEKLVLYNWLLTVLGYLLPLVAVVLCYVRVARALSAGPYPRTPSRARARRMSVAVLAVFAVNFTPYHALRMLRVYTRDSQNCTLREGANAAYILFRPLAAFNACLNLPLYTLAGGRLHQALCGLLPRELSNRLRLASPR from the coding sequence ATGGCGAGTAAGGACTTACCCAAAGACAGCTGCATGCAACTGGACGAGACCCTCCAGAGGACCTTCCTTCCGGTCATGTATGGCATCATCTTCATCGTGGGCTTCCTGGGGAACATCACCTGCATCTTCGTCTACGTGACTAAGATGCGTCCGTGGAAGAGCAGCAGCATGGTGATGCTGAACCTGGCGGTGACTGACCTCATGTACGTGCTGAGCCTGCCCTTCCTGGTCCTGCACTACAGCAGGCCCGACGTCCTGCCCCTCGACAACTTCCTGTGCTACGTGGTGCGCGTCGCCTTCCACTTCCACCTGTACGCCagcatcctcttcctcacctgcaTCAGCGCGTTCCGCTACGTGGCGGTGGTGCACCCTCTGAGGTCCGCCCGGCTGCAGCAGAGGAAGTGGGGCGTGGCCTCCTGCCTGGCGGTTTGGGGGCTCTCCGCTCTGGAGATGCACCCCATGCTCGACACCATCACCTTGGACCTGAACGGCACCAGGATATGCCCGGACTTTGCCAGCAGCAGGTCAGAGAAGCTGGTCCTGTACAACTGGCTGCTGACGGTGCTGGGCTACCTGCTCCCCCTGGTGGCGGTGGTGCTGTGTTACGTGCGCGTGGCTCGGGCCCTGAGCGCGGGGCCGTACCCCCGGACGCCGTCGCGGGCACGGGCCCGCAGGATGAGCGTGGCAGTGCTGGCGGTTTTCGCGGTGAACTTCACCCCGTACCACGCCCTGCGCATGCTGAGGGTGTACACGCGGGACAGCCAGAACTGCACGCTGAGGGAGGGCGCCAACGCCGCCTACATCCTGTTCCGCCCCCTGGCCGCGTTCAACGCCTGCCTCAACCTGCCGCTGTACACGCTGGCCGGGGGGAGGCTCCACCAGGCCCTCTGCGGCCTCCTGCCCAGAGAGCTCTCCAACAGGCTGAGGCTCGCGTCACCAAGGTAG